One Paraburkholderia sp. IMGN_8 DNA window includes the following coding sequences:
- a CDS encoding hydantoinase/oxoprolinase family protein, with the protein MEQQLSHVQVLGIDAGGTMTDTFFVRSDGRFVVGKAQSNPADESLAILESSKDALTQWAREVDEVYPELVTCVYSGTAMLNRVVQRKGLDVGLICNRGFEQIHSMGRAIQSYLGYALEERIHLNTHRYDEPLVPLARTRGVTERTDVQGEIVIPLREDEVRKATRELVNAGSKAIAICLLQSHKNESSEKRARDVCRDELKKIGVDIPVFASVDYYPSRKESHRTNTTILEAYAAEPSRQTLKKVSDRFRKHGAKFDLRVMATHGGTISWKAKELARTIVSGPIGGVIGSRLLGERLGYENIACSDIGGTSFDMALITKGNFAIASDPDMARLVLSLPLVAMDSVGAGAGSFVRLDPYSGSIKLGPDSAGYRVGTCWPESGLDTVSVSDCHVVLGYLNPHNFLGGAIKLDVERARQHIKAQIADPLGLSVEDAAAGVIELLDLSLHEYLRANISAKGYNPTDFVCFSYGGAGPVHTYGYTEGLGFKDVIVPAWAAGFSAFGCACADFEYRYDKSVDIAVAPDAPDEQKAAACAVIQDAWKELADKVVEEFVINGFKLEDITLLPGYRMQYMGQLNDLEITSPISAATTAADWKKITDAFEETYSRVYASSARSPELGFSATGAIMRGLVATQKPVLPEDQEAGETPPKSAYLGKRPFYRHKTWVEADIWQMESLMAGNHIVGPAIIESASTTFVVPDGFETTLDKHRLFHLQEVK; encoded by the coding sequence ATGGAACAGCAACTTTCACACGTCCAGGTATTGGGCATCGATGCCGGCGGCACGATGACCGATACCTTCTTCGTGCGTTCAGATGGCCGCTTCGTGGTCGGCAAAGCCCAAAGCAATCCCGCGGACGAGTCATTGGCCATTCTGGAATCGTCAAAAGACGCGCTGACGCAGTGGGCTCGCGAAGTGGACGAGGTCTACCCCGAACTGGTGACATGCGTCTATTCCGGTACGGCGATGCTCAATCGCGTGGTTCAGCGCAAAGGCCTGGACGTGGGGCTCATCTGCAATCGGGGCTTCGAACAGATTCACTCGATGGGACGGGCCATCCAGAGCTATCTCGGCTACGCGCTCGAAGAGCGCATCCACCTCAACACCCACCGCTACGACGAACCGCTGGTTCCGCTTGCGCGCACCCGCGGTGTGACGGAACGCACCGATGTTCAGGGTGAAATCGTGATTCCCTTGCGCGAAGACGAAGTGCGCAAGGCGACGCGCGAACTCGTGAATGCCGGCTCGAAGGCGATTGCCATTTGTCTGCTGCAGTCCCACAAGAACGAGTCGAGCGAAAAGCGCGCTCGCGATGTCTGCCGCGACGAACTGAAGAAAATCGGCGTGGACATCCCGGTCTTCGCGTCGGTCGACTACTACCCGTCGCGCAAGGAAAGCCACCGCACGAACACCACCATTCTCGAAGCCTATGCGGCCGAACCGTCCCGGCAGACGCTGAAGAAGGTCAGTGACCGTTTCAGGAAGCACGGCGCGAAGTTCGATTTGCGGGTGATGGCCACGCACGGCGGGACCATCAGCTGGAAGGCCAAGGAGCTCGCCCGCACGATCGTCTCCGGTCCGATCGGCGGCGTGATCGGCTCGCGGCTGCTTGGCGAAAGACTCGGCTACGAGAACATCGCATGCAGCGATATCGGCGGCACCAGTTTCGACATGGCGCTGATCACCAAGGGCAACTTTGCGATCGCCTCCGATCCGGATATGGCTCGTCTCGTGCTGTCGCTACCGCTGGTAGCGATGGATTCGGTCGGCGCGGGAGCGGGCAGCTTTGTGCGGCTCGACCCCTATAGCGGTTCCATCAAGCTCGGGCCCGATAGCGCGGGTTATCGCGTGGGTACATGCTGGCCGGAAAGCGGACTCGATACGGTGTCGGTGTCCGACTGCCATGTGGTGCTGGGCTATCTCAACCCCCACAACTTCCTCGGCGGCGCGATCAAGCTCGACGTCGAACGCGCACGGCAACACATCAAGGCCCAGATTGCCGATCCGCTTGGCCTCTCTGTGGAAGATGCCGCTGCGGGCGTCATCGAACTGCTCGATCTCAGCTTGCACGAGTACCTGCGCGCCAACATCAGCGCGAAGGGTTACAACCCCACCGACTTCGTGTGCTTCTCGTACGGCGGGGCCGGACCGGTGCATACCTACGGCTATACGGAAGGTCTCGGTTTCAAGGACGTGATCGTCCCTGCATGGGCAGCCGGGTTTTCCGCGTTCGGTTGCGCATGCGCCGATTTCGAGTACCGCTACGACAAGAGCGTGGATATCGCGGTCGCGCCGGACGCTCCCGATGAACAGAAAGCGGCGGCCTGCGCGGTGATTCAGGACGCGTGGAAGGAGCTGGCCGACAAGGTCGTGGAGGAGTTCGTCATCAACGGCTTCAAGCTGGAAGACATCACGTTGTTGCCCGGATACAGGATGCAGTACATGGGACAACTGAACGATCTGGAGATCACTTCGCCGATCAGCGCCGCCACCACCGCGGCGGACTGGAAGAAGATCACCGACGCGTTCGAGGAAACCTACTCGAGGGTGTACGCGAGTTCCGCCCGCTCACCGGAACTGGGCTTCAGCGCCACCGGCGCGATCATGCGCGGCCTTGTCGCCACGCAGAAGCCGGTGCTGCCGGAGGATCAGGAGGCGGGCGAAACACCGCCCAAGTCCGCGTATCTCGGCAAGCGCCCGTTCTATCGCCACAAGACCTGGGTCGAAGCCGACATCTGGCAAATGGAGTCGCTCATGGCGGGTAACCACATCGTGGGGCCGGCCATCATCGAGTCCGCCTCCACCACCTTCGTCGTGCCTGATGGTTTCGAAACCACGCTCGACAAGCACCGTCTGTTCCATCTGCAAGAAGTGAAGTAA